A genomic stretch from Bacteroidales bacterium includes:
- a CDS encoding glycoside hydrolase family 99-like domain-containing protein, whose protein sequence is MYTVAAYYWPTLHYESRSREVFWNEGTGEWEMVQKARLRFEGHYQTRIPLWDYEMGDNPEVMEKKIDVAACFFHFFAWEPG, encoded by the coding sequence ATATATACTGTAGCAGCCTATTATTGGCCGACTTTACATTACGAATCCCGAAGCCGCGAGGTTTTCTGGAACGAAGGGACAGGAGAGTGGGAGATGGTTCAAAAGGCCAGGCTCCGATTCGAAGGGCACTATCAAACCCGGATACCACTATGGGATTATGAAATGGGTGACAATCCAGAAGTAATGGAAAAGAAGATTGATGTTGCAGCCTGTTTTTTCCATTTTTTCGCTTGGGAACCTGGTTAA